The window CTGCAAGCCACGGTTGGTCATAGCGGTGCAGGCGTCGCGCCTCGGCCAGCGACAGGCCTTGCGCCACCGACTCGATGATGTCGCGCTCGGTCTTTTCCACCGACTGGGCGCGCTTGATGACTTCCTCGGCCTTGTCGATGGGGATCACCAGGCAGCCGCTGCCATCGCCGACAATCAAATCCCCCGGATTGACCGTCACCGCACCAATCTGCACCGGCACCTGGGTGGCCTTGAGTTGCACGCGGTTCTTTCCCGATTGCATGAACCGACCACGGCTGAACAGCGGGTAACCGAGTCGGGTCACGGTGTCGATGTCGCGGGCAGCACCGTCGATCACCGTGCCGCGAATGTTCCGGCTCAAGGCCACGTGGGTGAGGATGTCGCCCCAAACGGTAGCGTCCAGGCGCCCGGCATTGCTGGATACCACCACGGAGCCCGGGGGGACGTCGTCAATGTAGTTGGCGGCGTTCTTGAACCCGTCGTTCTGGTTGACCGGCTCGTAGAGCACGGTGAAGGCAAAGCCTGAACAACGGGTGCCCGGGACTTGTTGGGCGATACCTTGCAACCCGGCATCAATGCCGAGGCTGTCGAGGGCATCACTCAGTGACGCCGTATCCAGAGCAGCGCATTGCTCCAACAGGGCGCGTTGTTGCACCGAGAGTGAAAGGTGGCTCATGCATGGCTCCTTGCGGGCAAAGCCCGGCCGTTTTCGGTTTGCGGGTTGAGTGGAGATAGGTTGAGCACGCTTCTTTCGATGATGGCCGCGGCGCATTGCCGGGTGGTTGCCTGACCACCGCTGTCGTAGGTCTGGCAGTCATGCTTGACCACCTGCGCCACCGCCTGCTCGATGGCCAGTGCCTGGGCGTGGTAGCCCAGGTGTTCGAGCAGCAATGCCAGAGACAGAAACATCGCGCTGGGGTTGGCCTTGTTCTGGCCGACATGCGCCGGGGCGCTGCCGTGTACCGGTTCGAAGTAGGCCCCGGCATCACCAATGTTCGCGCTGGGTGCGAAACCGAGGCCGCCCATCACCCCGGCACCGAGATCAGAAAGGATGTCGCCGAACATGTTCTCCGCGACGATCACGCCAAAGCGCTCCGGACGACGAATCATCCACAGGGCGACGGCGTCCACGTTATCGATGTTGTAGGCGATGTCCGGGTAGTCCGTGGCA is drawn from Pseudomonas sp. 31-12 and contains these coding sequences:
- a CDS encoding RraA family protein — its product is MSHLSLSVQQRALLEQCAALDTASLSDALDSLGIDAGLQGIAQQVPGTRCSGFAFTVLYEPVNQNDGFKNAANYIDDVPPGSVVVSSNAGRLDATVWGDILTHVALSRNIRGTVIDGAARDIDTVTRLGYPLFSRGRFMQSGKNRVQLKATQVPVQIGAVTVNPGDLIVGDGSGCLVIPIDKAEEVIKRAQSVEKTERDIIESVAQGLSLAEARRLHRYDQPWLAAEAKTPSAA